In Aegilops tauschii subsp. strangulata cultivar AL8/78 chromosome 3, Aet v6.0, whole genome shotgun sequence, one genomic interval encodes:
- the LOC141042727 gene encoding uncharacterized protein — protein sequence MSNIFKTYCANLGTQICYASVVHPRSNGPAACANAEVLRGLKARSFKKKLDACSRGWLDELQSALWSIRTTVTKPADETPAEAVLPHEVKPHSPRVLAFDEASQDASWGMDLVLREEGRRQASLRAARYQQVLRRYHYHSVRSRTLEVGDLILRRVLYREGLHKLSPMWEGPFRIARVSRLGTARLETQDGVPI from the coding sequence ATGAGCAAcatcttcaaaacatattgtgctaaccttggaacacagATATGCTATGCTTCGGTGGTGCACCCACGGAGTAACGGCCCGGCCGCttgcgccaacgcggaggtcctgaggggcctcaaggcaAGGAGCTTCAAGAAGAAACTCGACGCTTGCAGCAGGGGTTGGCTCGATGAGCTTCAGTCCGCGttatggtccatccgcaccaccgtgACTAAGCCCGCTGATGAGACCCCagctgaggcggtcctccctcatgaggtcaaACCTCACTCACCGCGGGTCTTGGCGTTTGACGAGGCAAGCCAGGATGCCTcgtgggggatggacctcgtgctcaGAGAGGAGGGCCGCCGCCAAGCCTCGCTCCGTGCCGCGAGGTACCAGCAGGTGCTGCGGCGGTATCACTACCATAGTGTCCGCTCCAGGAccctcgaggtgggtgacctcatCCTGAGACGGGTGCTCTACAGGGAGGGGCTTCACAAGCTCTCGcctatgtgggagggcccgttcaggatCGCCCGTGTATCCAGGCTTGGCACCGcacgcctggagacgcaggacggggtcccCATCTAG